The segment CGATCTTCCGGGCCAAGAGCGTGGCGGCCCGGATTGACGCGGCCGCAGCGGGGATATTGGCCGCAACTATCGCAGCCGTAGGGCTCGGATGGGCTCCGCTCGGTATAGTCCCACTGGGAGCAGCTGTTGGCCTTGCCTTCCTCGTGTTCGTCGTAAGGATCGTGTACAAAGGGTCGGGGCCGGGCGAGGCAGGGCGATGGTCGGCGATCTATGGCGCAGCGGTGGCGGCCCTTTCAGGCTGGGTGCTGCTCTCCGCGTCGAGTGGAGCTGGAACGGTGTCGGATCATCCAGGACACCAACTGGGCATCATCCTTGCTGACATCATGGGCGCGGTGCTCATGATATTCGCCGCCACGGGGTGGGTGTTGGGTACCTTCGCGATGCCGGCTGAGAGCAAATCGCACGCTGTGCCTCGATTGAAGGGAGTCCGCGAAGCGTTGATGGCTGCTGGACTTGCCGTCGCGTTGTTCGCGATCTCCTAAGCCCGATCTCCTTGAGCGCGGTGCCGCCCGGAACGACCGGGCGGTGGATTTAGAATGGAGCCATGATCGATATTTCGGTCGAGAAGGTAGCCCTTCTCCTGATCATTGCCGTTTTGGTCCTTGGACCGACCAAGCTTCCGGAGTATGCGAGGAAGCTGGGGCGGCTTATCCGCGAGCTGCGGCGCATGGCCTCCGGCGCGCAGGAAAAGCTCCGCCAGGAGCTCGGCCCGGAATTCGAGGACATCGATTGGCGCAAAATGGACCCACGCCAATACGATCCCCGCCGCATTATCCGCGAAGCCCTCCTGGAGGACGAGCCGCTTCCTGAGCCGGTCGTCCCAACACAGGTGCAGCCTCCTGCCCGCCCGGTTGTGCGTTTGGCGGCCGGGCAGAAGGCTCCTTTCGACGACGAGTCCACCTGATCCGTTAGTCGAGGCGCGGCGTGCGCGGGGGAGCGGTGCGGCGCTCGCCTGTTGCTTCGAAGGCCGCAGCCAGTGCCAGCAGTGCGGTGTCGTCGTACGAGCGGCCGGCGAACGTGAGCCCCACGGGCATGCCGATATCGCTCATGGTTCCCATCGGCACGGTGACCGTCGGAATCCCCAGATGCCGCGGCACGAGGTTGCCATTGGCCACCCACACGCCGTTGCGCCAGCCGAGATCGGCTGAGGATTCGTTGACGTCCATGTCGGCCGGTCCGACGTCGGCGGCGGCCGGGAAAATGACCGCATCCAGGGCGAGACCGTCCATCCATTCCTCGAGGTCCACCCGCCGGGTCTCTTCGAGTCCGCGCAGGCCTTCTTCGAGGGACGGGATGTCGGTGACGGAAGCAACCCTGTGCGCGCGGATATGCGCCGGGTAGTCGGCGAGGTCGTCGTCGAACCCGTCATAGCGGTCCGGGAGCGCGCCGTCGGGGTGCGGGAAGATCGTGGTGCCGTCGACGTCGGCCAGGCTGCTGAGTGCCGGATCCCCGTTGGCTGTGAGGAAGTCGTCCCAGGCCCAGGCCGAGAGATCGATGATTTCCCGCTGGAGGAACTCCGGGCTCACCATTCCGCGGGTGGCGATGGTGGGTGCGCCCGGGCGGTCGCCTTCGTAGTTGGAAACCGCGGGGAAGTCGACCAACACCACGTCCGCACCGGCGGCTTCGAGGTCGCGCCGGGCAGCCTCCCACAGTTCCATCACGGAATCGCGGGTCTGGATTCGTTGGCCGGTGGGTCCGCCGATACCAGGGGTTTCGCTGGTGCCGGCGTCGGGGTCCGCGTTGATGTACATGGCCGGCACCCCGAAGCGTTTGCCCTTCAGGGCCGAGCGCGCGCCGTCGACGTCGGATGGTGCCAGCGCCGGGTAGGAAGCAGGACGGACCTGGGACGCGGCCGGGATCTGGACCCATGGCTGCGCGCGCCAGAAGTCGCCGCGGGTTTCGGCGTCGTCGGCAACAATGACATCCAGTAGTTCCAGGAGGTCTGCCATGGACCGGGTGTGGGGCACCACGACGTCCATGGTGGGGACCAGCGGCCAGTTGCCGCGCACTGAGATGACCCCGCGCGAGGGTGTGTACGCGCACAAGGCATTGTTCGACGCCGGTGCGCGGCCGCTGGACCAGGTCTCCTCGCCCAGGCCGAAGGCTCCGAAGCTCGCCGCGGTAGCGGTTCCCGAGCCGTTCGAGGATCCGGAACCGAAGGCCGCGGTGAGGAAATCGCCGTTGTAGGGGCTCTCGGCGCGTCCATAGACTCCGCGTTGCATGCCGCCGTTGGCCATGGGTGGCATGTTGGTCAGGCCGATGAGCACGGCCCCGGCTGCGCGGAGGCGTTCGATGGTGAAGGCATCGCGTTGGGCGATGAGGTTTTCGAACGCGGGGGAGCCCGCGGCGGCGGTGAGCCCTTTGGCCAGGTAGCTGTCCTTGGCGGTGTAGGGAATGCCGTCGAGCGGCCCGAGGGCGGTGCCGCTTGCCCGGCGCTCGTCGGAGGCCCGGGCATCCGTGAGCGCTTCGGGGTTCATCACAACAAGCGCGTTCAGCGTGATGCCGCTGCGGTCGTAGGCTTCGATGCGGTCCAGATACGCCTGGGTGAGTTCTTCGCAGGTTACCTCGCCGGCCTCCAGTGCTGCCCGCAACTGCGCAATGGAGGCCTCGACGACGTCGAAGCGGCTCATCGTGCAGCCTGGCTGGTGAGTTTGGGCTGCTGTTGCGTGATGCAGTGGATTCCTCCGCCCCGGGCGAGGATTGGCCGGGCGTCCACGGTGACGACGCGGCGGCCCGGGTAGGCCTCCGCCAGGATTTCCGCGGCCAAGGCGTCGGCCCGCTCTTCGCCGTAGCCGCACGCGATCACGCCGCCGTTGACGACGAGGTGGTTGACGTAGCTCCAATCGACGAAGCCTTCCTCGTCGCGCAGGGTCTCAGGCGCGGGAAGCAGGGCGATCTCGAACGGCTTGCCTGCAGCGTCCTGCTGGGTTTCGAAGAACCGCTGGAGGGTGCGGCTGACCTCGAAGTCGGGGTGCTCGGGATTGGTCTGCGAGTGCAGCAGGACCCGGCCGGGAGAGGGAAGGGTGGCCACCATGTCGATGTGGCCGCGCGTGCCGAGGTCTTCGTAGTCACGCGTGAGGCCTCGCGGTACCCAGACGGTGTGAGTAGTGCCCAGCGTGCGTGATAGTTCCGCTTCGACGCGGGCCTTGTCTGCGTAAGGGTTTCGGCGTGGATCCAGCTGGACGGTTTCGGTGACGAGGACAGTGCCATCACCATCGACATGGATGGCGCCGCCTTCGTTGACGAGCAGCGAAGTGACCAGCTCCGCGCCGGACTCTTCGGCGACAAAGCGGGCCATGCCGGCGCTCTTCTCCCATTCGGACCAAGCCGGGGCGCCCCAGCCGTTGAAGATCCAGTCAACTGCGCCGAGCACGCCGGGACGCTCGTCGTCGACGACGAAGGTGGGCCCGACGTCGCGCATCCAGTATTCGTCGAGGGGAGCCTCAAGCTGTTCGATTCCGGCGCCGAGCATGCGGCTGGCCCGGTCCCGTTCGCTGGGGTCGACCACCATGGTGACGGGCTCGAACTCGGACACGGCATGCGCGACGGCGGTCCAGGCCGCGTACGCTTCTTCGGCCGAAGCAGCGTCGTCGCCCAAGGTCAGGCCAGTGCGGGGGAACGCCATCCAGGTGCGCTCGTGGGGTGCGGTTTCGGCTGGCATTCTCCAGGCCATGGAAGTCTCCTCTGTGTTGTGAGGTCGCAGCCGCGGGACCAGGGCGTCCTTGCCTTGGGTGCGGCTGGGTGTTTGCGATTCGGCGTGTTTGGAATTTCCGGTTTCTGAAATTCCCTGTTTCTGAAATATCTTATTGATCGCATGATCAATAAGAAGAAAACTACTTTAGACTGTTGTGTGATGTCAAGCACCATACAGAAACGCGCTGCCCGGAAGACGCCGGCCGAACGCGCGGCCGAAATAGCCGAGGCCGCCAAGGAAATAGCGCTTGAGCAGGGGCTTTCCGCCATCACGCTGCGAAACGTGGCAGCGCGGGTGGGGGTGGCCTCGGGGCTCGTCGCTCATTACCAGCCCAATGCGGAGGCCCTGGTGGCGGGCATCTTCTCGACCATCGTGGCGGCGGAGACTGAGGAAGTTGCTGGCCTTCTGGAGAAGCAGCCGAGTCCCTTGGAACAGCTCGGGATGCTCCTCGAAACGTTGATGGACGGCAGCCGACTCGATGTCACGGCCATCTGGGTAGAGGCGTGGACCCTCGGACGCCGGAACGAGGCGCTCGCAGCTTGCGTCCGTGAGCAGATGGATGCGTGGCAGGCAGTGGTGCAGCGCGTGGTCGAAGCGGGGATCGACGCCGGTGAGTTCGACACGTTCGATGCTCCGTCTGTTGCCTGGCAGATCCTGGGCATGGTGGACGGGCTGAATGCCCAGGCGCTGGTGCGCTGGGACGGCGTCAGCGACCGCGGTACGCATCTGGCCCGCGCTGTGGAAGGCATGGTAGGTGCGGCCCGCGGTTCGCTGCTGCCGGGCGGTGTCCAGCACATCGGGCGGATCTCAAGTTCGGATTCTTAGTTCCGCAGGTAGTGTTCCAGCCGCCCGAACTCCGGTTGGGAAAGCTCGCTCGCGACGGCGGCGGCACCCACCGCGCAGGCCGCCGCGAGGCTGCTTTCCTCATCCAGGCCCGACGCGAGTGCCAGCACGAGCGCCGCACAGAAGGCGTCACCGGCTCCAACGCTGTTGACGACGCTCGTCTTGGTCGCGGGCGCGTGGGCGGTCCTGACCCCTTGTGTGTACATTGACGCGCCGCCTGCGCCGTAGGTGACGGCCACGCGTTTGGCGTTCCCGAGCTCGGGGATGAGTCCGTACTCGGACTCGTTGACGATCACCAGGTCACACCGTTCCAGAAGCTCTGCCGGGAGTGCCTGCGCCGGGGCCGCGTTGAGGGCGAAGAACCCGGCAGTGCGGCGCGCGGCTTCCAGCACGGTGTCGACGGCGATCTCCAGCTGTGCCAGTACCGGTCCGCCATCGGAGAAATCGGCGCGATCCAGCGAAACCACGGCGTTGGCTCCAGGGGCCACGGCGATCTGGTTTTCGCCCTCGCTGTCTATCACGATCAACGCTGTGCCGGTTGGCGCGGAAACCTGCTCCACTGCCGAAATATCAACCCCTGCGCGGTCCAGGGCCTCCGTCAGAAGCCGACCATCCGGATCCGCGCCGACGGCGCCCACCATGCGGGCGGCCCCGGCCAGCCGCGCAGCAGCCGCGGCCTGGTTGCCTCCCTTTCCGCCGGGCTGACGGGTGAGGGTGCCGCCGCCGATGGTTTCACCAGGGGAGGGTAGGCGGTGGACGCGGCACGTGAGATCGACGTTGAGGCTGCC is part of the Arthrobacter ramosus genome and harbors:
- a CDS encoding PfkB family carbohydrate kinase codes for the protein MPIPTTLTVVGSLNVDLTCRVHRLPSPGETIGGGTLTRQPGGKGGNQAAAAARLAGAARMVGAVGADPDGRLLTEALDRAGVDISAVEQVSAPTGTALIVIDSEGENQIAVAPGANAVVSLDRADFSDGGPVLAQLEIAVDTVLEAARRTAGFFALNAAPAQALPAELLERCDLVIVNESEYGLIPELGNAKRVAVTYGAGGASMYTQGVRTAHAPATKTSVVNSVGAGDAFCAALVLALASGLDEESSLAAACAVGAAAVASELSQPEFGRLEHYLRN
- a CDS encoding TetR/AcrR family transcriptional regulator, which gives rise to MSSTIQKRAARKTPAERAAEIAEAAKEIALEQGLSAITLRNVAARVGVASGLVAHYQPNAEALVAGIFSTIVAAETEEVAGLLEKQPSPLEQLGMLLETLMDGSRLDVTAIWVEAWTLGRRNEALAACVREQMDAWQAVVQRVVEAGIDAGEFDTFDAPSVAWQILGMVDGLNAQALVRWDGVSDRGTHLARAVEGMVGAARGSLLPGGVQHIGRISSSDS
- a CDS encoding sec-independent translocase; the encoded protein is MIDISVEKVALLLIIAVLVLGPTKLPEYARKLGRLIRELRRMASGAQEKLRQELGPEFEDIDWRKMDPRQYDPRRIIREALLEDEPLPEPVVPTQVQPPARPVVRLAAGQKAPFDDEST
- a CDS encoding agmatine deiminase family protein — translated: MAWRMPAETAPHERTWMAFPRTGLTLGDDAASAEEAYAAWTAVAHAVSEFEPVTMVVDPSERDRASRMLGAGIEQLEAPLDEYWMRDVGPTFVVDDERPGVLGAVDWIFNGWGAPAWSEWEKSAGMARFVAEESGAELVTSLLVNEGGAIHVDGDGTVLVTETVQLDPRRNPYADKARVEAELSRTLGTTHTVWVPRGLTRDYEDLGTRGHIDMVATLPSPGRVLLHSQTNPEHPDFEVSRTLQRFFETQQDAAGKPFEIALLPAPETLRDEEGFVDWSYVNHLVVNGGVIACGYGEERADALAAEILAEAYPGRRVVTVDARPILARGGGIHCITQQQPKLTSQAAR
- a CDS encoding amidase translates to MSRFDVVEASIAQLRAALEAGEVTCEELTQAYLDRIEAYDRSGITLNALVVMNPEALTDARASDERRASGTALGPLDGIPYTAKDSYLAKGLTAAAGSPAFENLIAQRDAFTIERLRAAGAVLIGLTNMPPMANGGMQRGVYGRAESPYNGDFLTAAFGSGSSNGSGTATAASFGAFGLGEETWSSGRAPASNNALCAYTPSRGVISVRGNWPLVPTMDVVVPHTRSMADLLELLDVIVADDAETRGDFWRAQPWVQIPAASQVRPASYPALAPSDVDGARSALKGKRFGVPAMYINADPDAGTSETPGIGGPTGQRIQTRDSVMELWEAARRDLEAAGADVVLVDFPAVSNYEGDRPGAPTIATRGMVSPEFLQREIIDLSAWAWDDFLTANGDPALSSLADVDGTTIFPHPDGALPDRYDGFDDDLADYPAHIRAHRVASVTDIPSLEEGLRGLEETRRVDLEEWMDGLALDAVIFPAAADVGPADMDVNESSADLGWRNGVWVANGNLVPRHLGIPTVTVPMGTMSDIGMPVGLTFAGRSYDDTALLALAAAFEATGERRTAPPRTPRLD